The following proteins are co-located in the Micromonospora viridifaciens genome:
- a CDS encoding sugar ABC transporter ATP-binding protein, with translation MTSPATIVAPTAAAVEVTGLSKHFGAVRALQDVTLSVPAGSLTAVMGENGAGKSTLMKILAGLDTPTTGIVRVNGEQVRRYDPATLLSRHRVALVPQELALAQDRTVAENIMLGVEPGSRPFPHRRRIDERAAELLARLGLRVDPRRSIRQLDAASQQLVIIARSLAREARLVILDEPTSILSPAESERLFEVIRSLQADGVTMLYVSHRMPEVFALSQHIHVLRDGRHVGHWSTADVTPDQVVAAMVGRELAAEFSRHDTPAPVATATPRLRLRGVSGTGFTGVELDVAPGEVVGVAGLPDSGRIELLRAIFGADPVTGGELSLDGEEFTARSPRDAIAARVAYLPGERRQQGILPTMSVADNVNILTLSRRQRFGLLRRRALRRDADARARDLRVKTSTTAQGITQLSGGNQQKALLARWLSIEPRLMLLDEPTRGVDVGAKAEIYRLFRNLADKGVTIVVSSSDLPELLTVSDRIAVMAAGALVGVIPAAEATEEKVMALATGAHTMKEKA, from the coding sequence ATGACTAGCCCGGCCACGATCGTCGCCCCGACGGCGGCCGCCGTCGAGGTGACAGGTCTGTCGAAGCACTTCGGCGCCGTCCGCGCCCTGCAGGACGTGACCCTGAGCGTCCCCGCCGGCAGCCTCACCGCCGTGATGGGCGAGAACGGCGCCGGTAAGTCGACACTCATGAAGATCCTGGCCGGGCTGGACACCCCCACCACCGGCATTGTGCGGGTGAACGGTGAGCAGGTCCGCCGGTACGACCCGGCCACCCTGCTCAGCCGGCACCGGGTCGCCCTGGTGCCCCAGGAACTCGCCCTCGCCCAGGACCGGACCGTCGCCGAGAACATCATGCTCGGCGTCGAACCGGGATCCCGCCCCTTCCCACACCGCCGTCGGATAGACGAGCGGGCGGCGGAACTACTAGCCCGGCTCGGCCTGCGGGTCGATCCCCGGCGTAGCATCCGCCAGCTCGACGCCGCCTCCCAGCAGCTGGTGATCATCGCTCGGTCGCTGGCGCGCGAGGCGCGACTGGTGATCCTCGACGAGCCGACCTCGATCCTCTCGCCCGCCGAGTCAGAACGCCTGTTCGAGGTAATCCGGTCGCTGCAGGCCGACGGGGTGACCATGCTCTACGTATCCCACCGGATGCCTGAGGTGTTCGCTCTTTCACAGCACATCCACGTGCTGCGCGACGGTCGGCACGTCGGGCACTGGTCCACCGCGGACGTCACCCCCGACCAAGTGGTCGCCGCGATGGTGGGCCGGGAACTCGCCGCCGAGTTCAGCCGACACGACACCCCCGCACCCGTCGCCACGGCTACCCCACGCCTACGGCTGCGCGGCGTCTCCGGCACCGGTTTCACCGGAGTCGAGCTTGACGTCGCCCCCGGCGAGGTGGTCGGCGTCGCCGGCCTGCCCGACAGCGGCCGCATCGAACTGCTGCGCGCCATCTTCGGCGCCGATCCGGTGACCGGCGGTGAGCTGTCACTGGACGGGGAGGAGTTCACCGCGAGGTCGCCCCGGGACGCCATCGCCGCCCGAGTGGCCTACCTGCCGGGCGAACGCCGGCAGCAGGGGATCCTGCCGACGATGAGCGTCGCCGACAACGTCAACATCCTGACCCTGAGCCGCCGGCAGCGGTTCGGCCTGCTGCGGCGGCGGGCCCTGCGTCGCGACGCAGACGCCCGGGCCCGGGACCTGCGGGTGAAGACCTCGACAACCGCGCAGGGCATCACGCAGCTCTCCGGCGGCAACCAGCAGAAAGCGCTGCTGGCCCGGTGGCTGTCCATCGAGCCCCGGCTGATGCTGCTGGACGAGCCCACCCGCGGCGTCGACGTCGGCGCCAAGGCGGAGATCTACCGACTGTTCCGCAACCTGGCCGACAAGGGGGTCACGATCGTCGTTTCCTCGTCGGACCTGCCCGAACTGCTGACCGTCAGCGACCGGATCGCCGTCATGGCCGCCGGCGCCCTGGTCGGCGTCATCCCCGCGGCGGAGGCCACCGAGGAGAAGGTGATGGCCCTCGCCACCGGCGCACACACCATGAAGGAGAAGGCATGA
- a CDS encoding substrate-binding domain-containing protein → MKLSLGRRIAVAATLSLALLANAACGAITPASTASAENGSFKLADYIKEAVKKGEPLKIKLSYHDPSLAFAVPIRQGMERGAKEFGVDVQMIGPSGGNPADQVAELQTLINQKQIHGLAVSSASNDALKPVIAQAYDAGIPIISFNTNNPESKQMGFVGQDLVASGRSLAKELLGVLKGKTGKVVVVSVDSGAGWSNDRFSGFQDGLKDSGLQIVGPVNTGNEPSAAYNTVESTMAAQSDAIALVSLDCCSFTAGAKWLQQSGKAGKIHAVGFDVQPQTVEYLKSGVVDLTISQGPAEQGYQAVKLLADYLKNGTEIKNVDTGALVVTRDTVASVPVEG, encoded by the coding sequence ATGAAGCTCTCCCTCGGGCGTCGGATCGCAGTCGCTGCGACCCTCAGCCTGGCGCTGCTGGCGAACGCCGCCTGCGGCGCGATCACCCCGGCCAGCACCGCCTCCGCCGAGAACGGCAGCTTCAAGCTCGCCGACTACATCAAGGAAGCCGTCAAGAAAGGCGAGCCGCTCAAGATCAAGCTGAGTTACCACGACCCGTCGCTGGCCTTCGCTGTCCCGATCCGCCAGGGCATGGAACGCGGCGCCAAGGAGTTCGGCGTCGACGTGCAGATGATCGGGCCGTCCGGCGGCAACCCCGCCGACCAGGTCGCCGAGCTGCAGACCCTGATCAACCAGAAGCAGATCCACGGCCTGGCCGTCTCCTCGGCCAGCAACGACGCCCTCAAGCCCGTAATCGCCCAGGCATACGACGCCGGCATCCCGATCATCTCGTTCAACACCAACAATCCCGAGTCCAAGCAGATGGGCTTCGTCGGTCAGGACCTCGTGGCGTCCGGCAGGTCCCTGGCCAAGGAGCTGCTCGGCGTGCTCAAGGGCAAGACCGGCAAGGTTGTCGTGGTCTCCGTCGACTCCGGCGCCGGCTGGTCCAACGACCGCTTCTCCGGCTTCCAGGACGGGCTGAAGGACTCCGGCCTGCAGATCGTCGGCCCGGTCAACACCGGTAACGAGCCCAGCGCGGCCTACAACACGGTCGAGTCCACGATGGCGGCGCAGAGCGACGCGATCGCGCTCGTCTCGCTCGACTGCTGCAGCTTCACGGCAGGGGCCAAGTGGCTCCAGCAGTCCGGCAAGGCCGGCAAGATCCACGCGGTCGGCTTCGACGTGCAGCCGCAGACCGTGGAGTATCTCAAGAGCGGCGTGGTCGACCTGACCATCAGCCAGGGCCCGGCCGAGCAGGGTTACCAGGCGGTCAAGTTGCTCGCCGACTACCTCAAGAACGGCACCGAGATCAAGAACGTGGACACGGGCGCGCTCGTGGTCACCCGCGACACCGTGGCCTCCGTGCCGGTGGAGGGCTGA
- a CDS encoding ABC transporter permease: MAQMTAQAAPPTKTTVVAPRNPSPLQRFLHARESSTFLALAVLFVLGTLIAPGFVGTSNFLTVGQQIAQIGIMAIGVTFVIINAEIDLSVGSIYGLGAVVCGLLMTSDVAWPLAALAGIAAGTVAGLLNGLMTVGFGIPSFIVTLGTLSVYRGVTLLLSGGSPISLSAKDPDVAEFNLLGQGKLFGVLPMQLVIFALVAVLGTIVLSKSRYGFNTYAVGGSAEAARLCGINTARVKITAFTLSGALAGLAGVLGLSFLSYVQGVTGAGMELTAISAVIIGGAALFGGSGTMLGTVIGVAFIGVLQNILNLRGISSFWQTVATGAVIILAVATDTWLRRRSGRR, from the coding sequence ATGGCCCAGATGACCGCTCAGGCGGCGCCTCCCACAAAGACGACGGTCGTCGCCCCCCGTAACCCCTCGCCCCTACAACGATTCCTGCACGCTCGAGAGTCCAGCACCTTCCTCGCCCTGGCGGTGCTTTTCGTGCTGGGCACCCTGATCGCGCCGGGCTTCGTAGGGACCAGCAACTTCCTCACCGTCGGCCAGCAGATCGCGCAGATCGGCATCATGGCGATCGGCGTCACCTTCGTCATCATCAACGCTGAGATCGATCTGTCCGTCGGCTCCATCTACGGTCTTGGTGCCGTCGTCTGCGGTCTGCTCATGACCTCGGATGTCGCCTGGCCGCTGGCCGCCCTCGCCGGGATCGCCGCCGGCACGGTCGCCGGCCTGCTCAATGGCCTTATGACCGTGGGTTTCGGAATCCCGTCCTTCATCGTCACTCTCGGCACCCTGAGTGTCTACCGGGGAGTGACTTTGCTGCTCAGCGGTGGATCGCCGATCTCACTGTCCGCCAAGGACCCGGACGTCGCCGAGTTCAACCTGCTCGGTCAGGGCAAGCTTTTCGGCGTCCTACCGATGCAGCTCGTCATCTTCGCCCTCGTCGCCGTCCTCGGCACGATCGTCCTCTCCAAGTCCCGCTACGGCTTCAACACCTACGCCGTCGGCGGCAGCGCCGAGGCCGCCCGTCTGTGTGGCATCAACACCGCCCGGGTGAAGATCACTGCCTTCACGCTCTCCGGCGCCCTCGCCGGTCTGGCCGGCGTGCTCGGTCTGTCCTTTCTCTCCTACGTGCAGGGCGTCACCGGCGCCGGGATGGAACTCACCGCCATCTCCGCGGTGATCATCGGCGGTGCGGCGCTGTTCGGCGGCTCCGGCACCATGCTCGGCACCGTCATCGGCGTGGCGTTCATCGGCGTCCTGCAGAACATCCTCAACCTGCGCGGCATCTCTTCCTTCTGGCAGACGGTGGCGACGGGCGCGGTGATCATCCTCGCCGTGGCCACCGACACCTGGCTGCGCAGACGCTCCGGGCGCCGGTGA
- a CDS encoding ribokinase, translating into MKIAVVGSYGAGLTMQVPRMPVAGETLAGGQFASGHGGKGSNQAVAAARLGAEVSFLTAVGADQFGAAARQLWADEGVDASRVRTADAATMVGVILVDDEGENRIAIAPGALDELSLADVEGFADRIAAADLTVVSLEIPLPVALAALRTAHERGVPTLLNPAPAVALPDEAWEWIDVLTPNASEARVLTGRDPDGTASGDELVDLLRTRYAGTVVLTLGAEGALVDRDGQRTRVAPVTVPRVVDTTGAGDAFTGALAVALVRGDDLTEAVRFAAAAGAHTVGIAEVIPALPRPDDVAALLRR; encoded by the coding sequence ATGAAGATTGCAGTCGTCGGCAGCTACGGTGCCGGGCTCACCATGCAGGTGCCCCGGATGCCCGTCGCGGGGGAGACCCTCGCGGGCGGCCAGTTCGCCTCGGGGCACGGGGGCAAGGGCTCGAACCAGGCAGTGGCCGCGGCCCGCCTCGGCGCGGAGGTCAGCTTTCTGACCGCCGTCGGGGCCGACCAGTTCGGCGCCGCCGCCCGCCAGCTTTGGGCTGACGAAGGGGTCGACGCGAGCCGGGTCCGCACGGCCGACGCCGCCACCATGGTCGGCGTCATCCTCGTCGACGACGAGGGCGAGAACCGGATCGCGATCGCACCCGGAGCCCTGGACGAGCTGTCCCTGGCCGATGTCGAAGGGTTCGCCGACCGAATCGCCGCAGCGGATCTGACCGTGGTCAGCCTGGAGATTCCCCTGCCGGTCGCGCTCGCCGCCCTGCGTACGGCACACGAGCGCGGGGTCCCCACCCTGCTCAATCCCGCCCCGGCAGTGGCCCTGCCCGACGAGGCGTGGGAGTGGATCGATGTGCTTACCCCCAATGCCAGCGAAGCGCGGGTCCTCACCGGTCGAGACCCGGACGGCACAGCCAGCGGCGACGAGCTGGTTGACCTGCTCCGGACCCGCTACGCCGGGACCGTCGTACTCACCCTCGGCGCCGAGGGCGCCCTGGTGGACCGCGACGGGCAGCGGACCCGCGTCGCGCCGGTCACCGTGCCCCGCGTGGTCGACACCACCGGCGCAGGCGACGCCTTTACCGGTGCGCTCGCGGTCGCTCTGGTCCGGGGCGACGACCTCACCGAGGCGGTTCGGTTCGCCGCCGCGGCCGGCGCCCACACCGTCGGCATCGCCGAGGTCATACCCGCCCTGCCCCGCCCGGACGATGTCGCGGCCCTGTTGAGGAGATGA
- a CDS encoding IS701 family transposase, which yields MTVCHSLDLDRWRVILDEAVTRVADRFVRAEPRATAAQFVEGLLSGVERKTCWSLAERAGHADLHAMQRLLRTAVWDAEAVRDDVRSWLVEQLGHPDAVLATDETGFLKKGVCSVGVQRQYTGTAGRVENSQVGVFLAYVSPLGRALIDRRLYLPEATWCEQPERLAAAGVPDQVGFATKPALARQMIDAALDAGVPAGWVTGDEVYGADPGLRADLEQRGIGYVLAVGCDRRVRVNDGRTLVRVDEIADRIPTSEWQLHSCGPGAKGPRDYLWAWITTATQPGEHRWLLIRRNRTTGELAFYLCWAPRPVPLHTLVTVAGSLWSIEELFQTGKGQVGLDHYQVRGWTGWHRFITLAMLALAVLTILAATTAQQPDDDPQIIALTVAEIRRLLNAFILATPLPPAHTLHWSIWRRTSQARARRSHYQRRQAK from the coding sequence GTGACCGTGTGCCACAGCCTAGACCTTGATCGGTGGCGGGTCATCCTGGACGAGGCGGTGACGCGTGTCGCTGACCGGTTCGTGCGGGCGGAGCCGCGTGCGACGGCGGCGCAGTTTGTGGAAGGGCTGCTGTCGGGCGTGGAACGCAAGACCTGCTGGTCTCTCGCGGAGCGGGCGGGTCACGCTGATCTGCATGCGATGCAGCGGCTGCTGCGTACGGCGGTGTGGGACGCCGAGGCCGTGCGCGATGACGTGCGTTCCTGGCTGGTCGAGCAGCTCGGCCACCCCGACGCGGTGCTGGCCACCGACGAGACGGGGTTCCTGAAGAAGGGTGTGTGCTCGGTCGGGGTGCAGCGGCAGTACACCGGCACCGCCGGTCGGGTGGAGAACAGCCAGGTCGGGGTGTTCCTGGCCTACGTCTCACCCCTGGGGCGGGCGCTGATCGACCGCCGCCTCTACCTACCCGAGGCGACCTGGTGCGAGCAGCCCGAACGGCTCGCCGCCGCCGGCGTCCCCGACCAGGTCGGGTTCGCGACGAAGCCTGCCCTGGCCCGGCAGATGATCGACGCCGCCTTGGACGCCGGCGTGCCCGCCGGTTGGGTGACCGGCGACGAGGTCTACGGCGCCGACCCCGGCCTACGCGCCGACCTCGAGCAGCGTGGGATCGGCTACGTCCTGGCCGTCGGCTGCGACCGACGCGTACGCGTCAACGACGGCCGCACCCTCGTACGGGTCGACGAGATCGCCGACCGGATCCCCACCAGCGAGTGGCAGCTGCACAGTTGCGGGCCGGGCGCAAAAGGACCCCGCGACTACCTGTGGGCCTGGATCACCACCGCCACCCAGCCCGGTGAGCATCGGTGGCTACTCATCCGCCGCAACCGCACCACCGGCGAGCTGGCCTTCTACCTATGCTGGGCGCCCCGCCCAGTGCCGCTGCACACCCTCGTCACCGTCGCCGGCTCCCTCTGGAGCATCGAGGAGCTGTTCCAGACTGGCAAAGGCCAGGTCGGCCTCGACCACTACCAGGTCCGCGGCTGGACCGGCTGGCACCGATTCATCACCCTGGCCATGCTCGCCCTGGCCGTCCTGACCATCCTCGCCGCCACTACCGCCCAGCAGCCCGACGACGACCCGCAGATCATCGCGCTGACCGTCGCCGAAATCCGCCGACTCCTCAACGCCTTCATCCTCGCCACACCCCTACCACCAGCGCACACCCTGCACTGGTCGATCTGGCGACGAACATCCCAAGCCCGAGCCCGACGATCCCACTACCAGCGCAGACAGGCGAAGTGA
- a CDS encoding S8 family serine peptidase, with amino-acid sequence MTEFVDVALTDEVRLPYVPGAESALADIEPAFAAAWEALAAVFPGIRLDPLFDSLPVEEIQAMVDAARERSGEEPPDLLAWFTIPVDDESLADAVAAAVAELPFVAVASRRPGVAPCAVPLWGSSTQGAQELQVLPPPRGVDAVWAWHVPGGTAPGVRIADIEHGWDLTHEELRGSRVTPTSVFGSAFVEHGTSVAGVVVGADDGVGVVGIAPGAELLLVTDDRGSGSNTAAAVLAAAAAVGVDGIILLEIGAIFGPPAVGAVPVELDPAVQRAIRLVALFGITVIEPAGNGAVDLDSFPAFAHFNPLSPTFVDSRAVVVGAGQPAGEQSEVWERASFSSFGARVDCFGPGLFVRAPATAPDTYADFAGTSAASAVLAGIAAVIQGMSVADSGQALDVACMRRVLSDPDLGTAIPLDRQGGIGPMPDLRKIALARGWPRIVPPTLTAVSGNSLIAAFLNTENRLVRREWQFFLGWSDLEPIPATNFTRGVSTGRPLLTVRQEQQPLGRLVTDAFMVGLSGIEHIWWDDLDQMGSLQRIADTDHVAQGTVPAVATTGEKEVAVASVTPDGQLLAMVGDAGAHFSGGLTAGVPLDPGNAYRRLRNPAICSRADGTADAVAIDDGGTFRWFTGVTMATIGTGWQPGVADTSGVALDGGAGVTVVVVGPDNARALVALAVGRDGFLRAIDVDPAQGVVTSIFLVGTGAVAAEAPLALGIAGDSLVALAVNTTGTLLAATRPIAGGPWSDQVQVNPDTTVMPSGGVVAASLDVGVFALVVDIKGTVISTQSRDGVDWLPYEDVSE; translated from the coding sequence ATGACCGAGTTCGTCGACGTCGCGCTGACCGACGAGGTCCGCCTTCCCTACGTCCCTGGTGCCGAGAGCGCCCTCGCCGACATCGAGCCGGCTTTCGCGGCCGCGTGGGAGGCACTCGCCGCAGTGTTCCCCGGCATCAGGCTCGACCCCCTCTTCGACTCGCTCCCGGTCGAGGAGATCCAGGCGATGGTCGACGCCGCCCGCGAACGATCGGGCGAGGAGCCTCCGGATCTCCTCGCATGGTTCACGATTCCGGTCGACGACGAGTCGCTCGCCGACGCCGTCGCCGCGGCCGTCGCGGAGCTGCCTTTCGTCGCGGTGGCGTCCCGGCGGCCCGGGGTCGCGCCGTGCGCGGTGCCCCTGTGGGGCAGCAGCACCCAGGGTGCCCAGGAGCTGCAGGTGCTGCCGCCGCCGCGCGGCGTGGACGCCGTCTGGGCCTGGCATGTCCCGGGCGGGACGGCACCTGGCGTGCGCATCGCCGACATCGAGCACGGCTGGGACCTCACCCACGAGGAGCTGCGCGGGTCGCGCGTCACTCCCACCTCCGTCTTTGGCTCGGCGTTCGTCGAGCATGGCACGAGCGTCGCCGGCGTCGTCGTCGGTGCCGACGACGGCGTGGGTGTGGTCGGCATCGCGCCGGGTGCCGAACTGCTGCTCGTCACCGACGACCGTGGCTCGGGCTCCAACACGGCCGCCGCCGTCCTCGCTGCGGCAGCCGCGGTCGGCGTGGACGGGATCATCCTCCTCGAGATCGGCGCGATCTTCGGGCCGCCGGCGGTCGGGGCCGTACCGGTCGAGCTGGATCCCGCGGTGCAGCGGGCGATCCGGCTCGTCGCTCTCTTCGGCATCACCGTCATCGAACCGGCGGGCAACGGCGCGGTCGACCTTGACAGCTTCCCCGCGTTCGCCCACTTCAACCCGCTGTCGCCGACGTTCGTCGACTCCCGCGCGGTCGTTGTTGGTGCCGGCCAGCCGGCCGGCGAACAGAGCGAGGTGTGGGAGCGTGCGTCGTTCTCGTCGTTCGGTGCCCGGGTCGACTGCTTCGGTCCCGGCTTGTTCGTACGGGCACCGGCGACCGCGCCCGACACCTACGCGGACTTCGCCGGCACGTCGGCCGCGTCGGCGGTCCTCGCCGGCATCGCCGCGGTGATCCAGGGCATGTCGGTCGCGGACTCCGGGCAGGCACTCGACGTCGCGTGTATGCGGCGGGTGCTGTCCGACCCCGACCTCGGTACGGCGATCCCGTTGGACCGGCAGGGCGGGATCGGCCCCATGCCCGACCTCCGCAAGATCGCCCTCGCGCGCGGGTGGCCTCGGATAGTGCCGCCCACGCTCACGGCCGTGAGCGGCAACAGCCTGATCGCGGCGTTCCTCAACACCGAGAACCGCCTCGTGCGCCGCGAGTGGCAGTTCTTCCTCGGCTGGTCGGACCTCGAGCCGATCCCGGCGACCAACTTCACCCGCGGGGTGTCCACCGGCCGGCCGCTGCTGACCGTACGGCAGGAGCAGCAGCCGCTCGGGCGGCTGGTCACGGACGCCTTCATGGTCGGCCTCTCCGGGATTGAGCACATCTGGTGGGACGACCTCGACCAGATGGGCTCGCTGCAGCGCATCGCCGACACCGACCACGTGGCGCAGGGCACCGTGCCCGCCGTCGCGACGACCGGCGAGAAGGAGGTCGCGGTCGCGTCCGTGACCCCGGACGGGCAACTGCTCGCGATGGTCGGCGACGCCGGGGCCCACTTCTCCGGCGGGCTCACTGCAGGGGTCCCCCTCGACCCGGGGAACGCCTACCGCCGCTTGCGCAACCCCGCGATCTGCAGCCGCGCGGACGGCACCGCCGACGCCGTCGCGATCGACGACGGCGGCACGTTCCGCTGGTTCACCGGCGTCACGATGGCCACGATCGGCACCGGTTGGCAGCCCGGCGTCGCCGACACGAGCGGCGTCGCGCTCGACGGTGGGGCCGGTGTCACGGTCGTGGTCGTCGGCCCCGACAACGCTCGCGCACTCGTCGCACTCGCGGTGGGGCGCGACGGGTTCCTGCGCGCGATCGACGTCGACCCGGCCCAGGGCGTCGTCACGTCGATCTTCCTCGTCGGCACCGGGGCCGTCGCCGCCGAGGCGCCGCTCGCACTCGGCATCGCGGGCGACAGCCTCGTCGCGCTCGCCGTGAACACCACGGGCACGCTACTCGCCGCCACCCGCCCGATCGCCGGCGGCCCGTGGAGCGACCAGGTGCAGGTGAACCCCGACACCACCGTCATGCCGTCCGGCGGCGTTGTCGCCGCGTCGCTCGACGTCGGGGTCTTCGCGCTCGTCGTCGACATCAAGGGCACCGTGATCAGCACCCAGTCGCGTGACGGCGTCGACTGGCTCCCGTACGAGGACGTGTCCGAATGA
- a CDS encoding ArsR/SmtB family transcription factor codes for MTAHASSVNSLVAPMFKALGDPVRLRLMSMIASVPEICVCDLTSAFDLSGPTISHHLKVLREAGLVDSERRGTWVWYRVRPQAFRQLGALQDISAAAAVKADAGASPSG; via the coding sequence ATCACCGCCCACGCTTCATCGGTCAACTCGCTGGTAGCGCCGATGTTCAAGGCGCTCGGCGACCCGGTCCGCCTGCGACTGATGTCGATGATCGCTTCGGTGCCCGAGATCTGCGTCTGCGACCTGACCTCGGCGTTCGACCTGTCCGGGCCGACCATCTCGCACCACCTCAAGGTGCTCCGCGAGGCCGGCCTGGTCGACTCGGAGCGGCGCGGCACCTGGGTCTGGTACCGGGTCCGGCCGCAAGCCTTCCGCCAGCTCGGCGCACTGCAAGACATCTCCGCCGCAGCCGCCGTCAAGGCCGACGCGGGAGCCTCGCCCAGCGGGTGA
- a CDS encoding GNAT family N-acetyltransferase: protein MTSPARTTGSAAISVVPANEASWDDLQAIFGTRGDAARCQCQWFRVAPAEWRALPVDERADRLREQTGCGQPGARTTSGLVAYLDGEPAGWCAVEPRSVYVRLLGSRVVWSGRDEDPSDDDVWAVTCFVTRVGFRRRGVSGALAAAAVDFARERGARAIEGYPMITVPGQRISWGELYVGARSVFADAGFIEVSRPTPRRAVMRVDF, encoded by the coding sequence ATGACAAGCCCGGCCCGGACGACGGGGAGCGCTGCGATCTCCGTCGTACCCGCCAACGAGGCGAGCTGGGACGACCTGCAAGCGATCTTCGGAACGCGCGGCGACGCAGCCCGGTGCCAGTGCCAGTGGTTCCGGGTCGCACCCGCCGAGTGGCGGGCGCTCCCGGTCGACGAACGAGCGGACCGGCTACGCGAGCAGACCGGCTGCGGCCAGCCCGGCGCCCGCACCACCAGCGGCCTGGTCGCCTACCTCGACGGCGAGCCCGCCGGCTGGTGCGCGGTGGAGCCGCGCTCGGTCTACGTACGTCTGTTGGGCAGCCGCGTCGTGTGGTCCGGCCGTGACGAGGACCCGAGCGACGACGACGTCTGGGCGGTGACCTGTTTCGTCACCCGGGTCGGCTTCCGGCGACGCGGCGTCAGCGGGGCACTCGCCGCCGCGGCCGTCGACTTCGCCCGGGAGCGTGGTGCCCGCGCCATCGAGGGCTACCCGATGATCACGGTCCCCGGGCAGAGAATCAGCTGGGGCGAGCTCTACGTCGGTGCCCGCAGCGTCTTCGCCGACGCCGGTTTCATCGAGGTCAGCCGCCCGACGCCGCGGCGGGCCGTGATGCGTGTCGACTTCTAG
- a CDS encoding dihydrofolate reductase family protein, which produces MRKLVYYIAVTLDGHIAGPGGEYDFFPIGDEQQAAAYSSWTNTLYPETVPTAMRAAVGLTDAANRHFDTVVMGRGTYRPALDAGITSPYTHLRQYVVSSTLKPDTDPAVTVVPGDPLALVRELKQEKGAELDIWLCGGGKLAGTLLPEIDELLIKSYPVVAGAGIPAFDGTFDPTVFDVAERTAFPNGVTLTRFARR; this is translated from the coding sequence GTGCGGAAGCTCGTGTACTACATCGCCGTCACCCTCGACGGCCACATCGCCGGCCCCGGAGGCGAGTACGACTTCTTCCCCATCGGCGACGAGCAGCAGGCCGCCGCCTACTCCTCCTGGACCAACACGCTCTACCCCGAGACCGTTCCGACCGCCATGCGTGCGGCCGTCGGGCTCACCGACGCGGCCAACCGGCACTTCGACACCGTCGTCATGGGCCGCGGCACCTACCGCCCTGCCCTCGACGCCGGAATCACCAGCCCGTACACGCACCTGCGCCAGTACGTGGTGTCCAGCACCCTCAAGCCCGACACCGACCCGGCGGTCACCGTCGTCCCGGGCGACCCACTCGCCCTCGTCCGCGAGCTCAAGCAGGAGAAGGGCGCAGAATTGGACATCTGGCTCTGCGGCGGCGGCAAGCTCGCGGGCACCCTCCTGCCCGAGATCGACGAACTGCTGATCAAGAGCTATCCAGTGGTCGCCGGCGCCGGTATCCCGGCCTTCGACGGCACCTTCGACCCCACCGTCTTCGACGTTGCCGAACGCACCGCCTTCCCCAACGGTGTAACCCTCACCCGCTTCGCCCGCCGCTAG
- a CDS encoding TetR/AcrR family transcriptional regulator has translation MVRRNDQRRAALVDAAIEVLARDGARGLTFRAVDTEAGVPAGTASNYFTSRHDLLTQAGARVYERLQPDEATIARQLAAGRDRETYAGLMRELVGRIASFRTGYLALLELRLEATRRPELREVLTERVRADVEANIAYHKASGLPGDATDVKLLYLALNWLIVEQLTLPDVFTAAERERLVTAAVERIVTMERPASTSDLGLSDRLENR, from the coding sequence ATGGTGAGACGGAACGACCAGCGCCGTGCGGCCCTCGTCGATGCCGCGATCGAGGTGCTGGCCAGGGACGGGGCGCGGGGCCTGACTTTCCGCGCGGTGGACACCGAGGCCGGAGTGCCCGCCGGTACCGCCTCCAACTACTTCACCAGCCGCCACGACCTGCTCACCCAGGCCGGCGCCCGCGTCTACGAGCGGCTCCAGCCCGACGAGGCCACCATCGCCCGCCAACTGGCGGCCGGCCGCGACCGGGAGACCTACGCCGGGCTGATGCGTGAACTTGTCGGCCGCATCGCTTCCTTCCGCACCGGCTACCTCGCGCTACTCGAACTCCGCTTGGAGGCCACCCGCCGCCCCGAACTACGCGAGGTCCTCACCGAGCGGGTCCGCGCCGATGTCGAGGCCAACATCGCCTACCACAAGGCCTCCGGCCTCCCCGGCGACGCCACGGATGTGAAACTGCTCTACCTGGCCCTGAACTGGCTGATCGTCGAACAGCTCACCCTGCCGGACGTCTTCACGGCGGCCGAGCGAGAACGGCTGGTGACGGCCGCGGTCGAACGCATCGTCACGATGGAACGTCCCGCTTCAACGTCTGACCTCGGGCTGAGTGACCGACTCGAAAATCGCTGA